From the genome of Podarcis muralis chromosome 3, rPodMur119.hap1.1, whole genome shotgun sequence:
CAATAGTTGACAATTGGggatgcgggtgatgctgtgggttaaaccacagaggctaggacttgctgatcagaatgtcggcggttcgaatccccacgacggggtgagctcccattgctcggtcccagctcctgccaacctagcagttcgaaagcacgtcaaagtgcaagtagataaataggtaccgctccagcaggaaggtaaacggcatttccgtgcgctgctctggttcgtcagaagtggcttagtcatgctggccacatgacccagaagctgtacgccagcttcctcggccaataaagcgagatgagcaccgcaaccccagagtcagtcatgactggacctaatggtcaggggtccttctACCCTTTACCTAGTTGACAATTAGCCAGCAATTTTTtaaagtgtgtctggctgttaaccagaaggttgttgATTCAAGCTCACCCAGGAATGACTGTGGGAAGGATTTCTGtgttggattagatgagccatGAAGTTGCTTCCGACtcgatgattctatgacttttatGACATGCTGCCTAAGAAAATACCTGAATAACCCTAGCCTATGTTTCACCTAGCATTGCTGCCAGACTTCAGGTAGACATACTTTCTGGCCCTCCTCCTTGAAATCTTTTAAGGGAGTTGGGGTGTTTCCTACCAGAACCCCCCTCCCCAGCATTGTGTTTCTATTATTGTGACTAGAgttgggggagaaattagattcagttcacatttaaaaaggcaaacctacctaattcacactttccaaaataatacacGGACCAATACACAGtcattcttcaaaatttgcacttcactTAATTTTACAGTGTAGTTCTCCAACCAGTAAAGTGTACATAAATGCATGTACTAATGTGCACATATAAATATGTCATATTAGGGTAATTgctttatattaggcaaaattaaaTACAATGTTGTGTAcagtatatcaggagaaattcacactaaaatgctgatgaattctcatgaaaaaaatcacaaactgatgtggaaatgtggagaacttaaaataggaaaaatgagaaaggaaGATACCAAAATgaacagattcacccattcctaatTGTGACTTGCTACTTCCAAGTTCTCCTCTTACCAGGGATACTATTATTAGCTGTAGGAATGAGTGGTGGAGGCAGAGAATACACAGTTCTTCACCCTGTTTGTCCTTCTCATCTTGTTCTCTTACACTCTGTTGGCTGGCTCTGACCTGAAATGATTCCCTACCCAGGAAAGGTATCAATAGGGGAGAAGCAGCTTAACTTTGTCTACTGGAGAAGGGTGTTTCAGATCAAGTTGTAAATCCCATGTAGGGTTGCACTGGCCAGGAAACAGCCTGGTCTACTCCTGTGCCTATAGCAGCAACTTACCAGCAGAAATCAGCAGGTGACGTTTTCAACAGCATAGTTATGAGCATTATCAGATCCTGCTGTTTTTAAAGGTACAGAGCAAGGGCTGATCAAGTACAGTAGTTGGCAACTCTAGGGGTTTAAGGGAGCTTATGAATAAGTATGCACAGGATTGTAGTAATTTTGTCCATAAGCAACCCACGGGTAGTCAAAAgaaaattttttaaaagttgctacACACAATAAAATGACAAGATTTCACATTCCAACGCACAATAATAAATTCCTTGGCTTTAAATAAATGTACATTCTTTGACTCTTTTCTTTTAATCATACGTTAATTTCATCATTTAGCcactttttttgtgtttttttagcaTAATTCCAGCTAAggctttaattttatttctaagaATGTACTAGGTTTCTCCGGCAGTTCTTCCTGGAATTACGAAACAAAAATGGTTCAGGTAGCTAAATTTATGGCTGACAGAATAAATGGTATATTGTAAAGCACTGTTACTGAATATGTCAAGGGTGAGGAGCCTTCCATTCTTAGTCAATCTTTCACTGGCCACACACTAGTGGTGAGCAAGACCAGAGATAAAGGTGGATGAAGGATTAAATGTgagttttacctttgtacagtaagctagtttctacacacacttatacatccctctctagcctccatccaggcaagcaatcaGCTTTTTATGAGTGTAGGGAGTCCAGGGATACGTTCCAGTCAGGTAAATAAAAAACACTGAAGGAGAATGCAAAAGgaggctggtgagaggtgtgGTGTACAGAAAGTCCAGAGGGTGAGACAGAGAAgcccagagggctgcatttggttgCCAGACCTGGAGGTCCCCCTTCCCTGAGatcgatctatctatcatctatctatctatctatctatctatctatctatctatctatctatctatcagccATGTTAGCTAAGTGGGTCTTCCATGTTTAAAGGCAGTCTAAATACCTGATGCTAAAAACAAAGTTATTGGGTGTTCAGTTCAGCTAGAACTCTGTATGCCAGCTCCAAAGCTGTGTGTGTACGTATTTTGGCTTTGCTCTGAACCATGAGGAAGTTGTGGTGAGCAGGAAAAGTCCCTGTGTGTGTGAGTCAGTGATGATCCCAGCACATGCCAATCACAAGGAAGAAGTTGCATCCTGCCCTAGTTAAGTGCAAGCTCCAGTGCCACTTTTAGTTTAAGCAACATCCATAATTCAGCAAATGATCTCCCATTAGGAATAAAATTATCATCCAGAAAGCATACCCGCtctaataaaaagaaataattcCCTAGCCTGTCATGAGAAGACCAAGCCCATTCGTTTTCAGCTGGGTGAGGGTGCATTACTAATAGAGTATGTATTATCAAGGCAATAATATAAAATTCACATGTCTTAAGAACTTCCAAACCCTCCCTCTTTGATCATTAGGACTTTCAGGACAAAATAAAATAAGGCTACTGAAATGAGGCAGATGACTTGGGTCCCATGGGTAAGGGGAGATGGCAAACATCTCTAGGGGTTTATGGGGATCCTGAATGATGCTGGAAACCCAGCAGGAAGTCACAACTGGTTTGACTATGCTGCTGCAATGGTCCCCTTTTCTTATCACAAGAACAGGTCCTATTTGCGCTCCAACTTTTATGATTTCCACTATCTGCTGTATTTTCCCAATCTCAATCTAATCTGGTTATCACAAGACAGGAGAGCTACTATATTGCACATAactttttccctttctttgttctttcactTTCTCCATAGCAAGGCTGTGTTTTGAAAGACTCTGTGTCACAGTTCCTCAAAGCGAGCAAGTCCAACATGCAGAATCCTGTGGAAATATGTTGAAAGGTTTATTCTTAATGATTTATCTTCTAATCCTCagacctcctctgcacacattccaactaACCTACAGTGAATTCTGGGATGTTATCTAAAGATACTAGGTACCAGGAGATGTGCTAAGGACACCGAAGTGCGAGTGCATACAAAATCCAGCCCTTCTTCTTCACACCTAGGCCAAAAGACAGTTCTGAGGAGTTAGCACCTATTTTGCTacctccctattcccctcacagcaaCTTTCCTCATGCTGGTAGTGGGTGGAACCAGAATCAAAGGtgaattttatctttgtacagtaggcgaGTTTCTATGCAGCTTCACACACTTCTCtgtattctccatccaggcaaacaagaagtattaccagagttcaaggacacattccagccagacaaataTACTCAATGAGGGTTCAAAGCATGGCTGCTAAGAGATGTGGCCTAGGGAGAAGGGAGGTATCAGGAGAGGGAGTACTGAGCCCTGAGGGCAACATTTAGAGGGTTCTGAAGGGGCACATTTAGGTCtagggtctgaggttccccagcctCGTTTACAACTTCTGTGCCTTAACAGCTGTATGGCACACAAATTCAACAAACAGTGCTTTCCTCACAACTGAACCTACACACCAGCACAAACTCCACCTGTTGAATTATCCATGTATCATGCAGCTGTTAAAGGATTAGGAGCACTCTGAAAAATGTAGCATCTCTAATGTGAATTATGGAGCTTGTTTTCTCAGATGCAAGAATTTGCATTTAATCCAACAAATGAGTGCACCAAGTTCCTCTCTTGTTTCTTTGCATTTAAGAAAAGAGAAAGCTGGGGTGAGGAATATTGCTTTTAGCCCTTTATTGTCAGTAATTCACTCAACAAtagaaacagaaatgaaaaccCTTATCAGGGCAACAATCACTATAGTTTAGGAGGAAACTAGAGATAGAAACCAGATTTAGATTAATGATTAATTATTTAACATTGTTTTTCACAAAGTGAGCCAACAACATGGCATATGAGGCAACTGTATTAAACATCACAATGCAAAGTGAGAAGGTCATATTATGATTACTTAATGCTGAAAAACAGGCTACTGCTGAATATAGTCTTCAGCTTTTGGATCCTATTATCATTCTGCGATATGTAGTCCCCtgaattagatttttttaaaagtatctatTTGTATTGTGTTATTTAAAAAGAATCTAGCAGTCATATAATATCTAAACACCCACTGCCTATTCAATATAGTATTACCTATGGCTAGCGAAGATTACTGTGCCTATAATTATTTTGTTATGGGGGACTCAAATGTCATGTTTTCAGAGTAGATATggatgttgttgatgatgaaaATTCATGAATCacaaatttaaaggtaaaggtacccctgcccgtacgggccagtcttgacagactctagggttgtgcgcccatctcactcaagaggccaggggccagtgctgtccggagacacttccgggtcacgtggccagcgtgacatcgctgctctggcgagccagagccgcacacggaaacgctgtttaccttcccgctagtaagcggtacctatttatctacttgcacccgggggtgctttcgaactgctaggttggcaggcgctgggaccgagcaacgggagcgcaccccgccgcggggattcgaaccaccgacctttcgatcggcaagccctaggcgctgaggcttttaaccacagcgccacccgcgtcccccacagcgccacccgcgtcccacatttaCAATCACACATTTACAATCATACAATAAAACTGAAAATAGGTTTAAAATCAATTCGCTTTTAAaattgacagtacagtggtacctcggtttaagaacagtccggtttaagaacaatttggtttacaaactccacaaaaccagaaatagtgccttggtTTGAGagctttaccttggtctaagaacggaatccgaaagatggaagggcaccagcagcgggaggcctcattagggaaagcgtgcctcggtttaagaatggttttggtttaagaatggacttccagaacagattaagttcgtaaaccgaggtaccactgtactcaggctACAACCTGTTGTTGCTGGCATGACCCCGATCCCACACTAGTAGCATTAATAATATTTGTACTGATGGTGGATATAAGGCGGCTATGTGATTATCACAGGCAGCTATTGACACCACAAATGCCAAAAAGTACAATTCTCTGTGATACAcacttaaaaatgtttttgataaAGGTCTTGTCCACTTTTCTAAATAGGTGCATGTAGCCTTTTTGAAAAGCAACCTCTTCCCATGGCACCAAAAACACAGTtacctttccctcctcccctttttccTCCTTTCATTCCCTTCCTGGAGACAACTGGCATCAAAGGTCAGCATACTTTGGCATTTGCCAAGGACCCACACCCCAGCAGGGGCTCATCGACAAGAGCCCCCTGCACCTGCTCTTCCTCTTCAGCCATTGCAACCTGCTTGCGTCTGTTACTCTCTGGCCCAGGccctgatgatggtggtggtggtgaggaggaggagcaataGGTGCCACTGCCTGCTTGCTCATTAGCTCTCTGCCTGGCAAGGAAGCAGGGGTAGCAATGATGAGGAAGAGTAGTTTTGAGGAGGTACTCACAAAGGGGGGGAGTGGGGTCCATGGAGAGCATCTCCCCTACACGGATAGGTTACAACATCTGGGGCtctttagtttagaggaaagatgagtaagaggtgacatgtaGAAGTGTGTAAGACTATGCATGGTGTAGAAAGGTGGATAAAGATATGCttttcctctctcataacactagaacccaTGGAcagccagtgaagctgaatgttggacaattcaggacagagaaaatgtatatggcaaagggggggggggagtggaggctCAAAGCAGGGGGTAGGCAAAATGGCAGTGGGTTCCCTTTTTGCATTCCTCATCATTGCTGGGGCAGGATGTCAGGAGCAGCATGGCTCCTCGATTGCCTTCCTACCCAAAAGAGGGACTGAAGGCACTCACTGTCAGACAGGGAAGGGGCCACAGATATTGGGGGATGGCACAGTGCAACTTTTCCTGATGGCAAATGTGTTGATCTAGCACATATGCTAACAGAAATGGTACCCAATAGAGCTGCACAGTGACATAAGGCTTTCTGCTGAGCGGCTCTGTGGAGGAAGACACAGGTCCATGGAAGGTGGGCATTCAGGGGTTAAACACCATGTGCCTCCCTGCAAAGTGAGCACTCCAGCATTGCAAGCAGCTCTGTGTCTGATAGACCAGACATGCTGGATGCGGCAAGTTGCTGTGGGAGTTGTCAGAGCGACTTGCAACCTGGGGAAGTCCCAGGGTGGCAGCAGGGCCGAGACTGCCTCAGCTCAAGGCCATGTGGAGCCCAACCACAGCTGGCAAGAGACCCTCTGGATGGAAGGCAACTCCCGGCTCGAAATGCTTGGACACCTCCCTGGTGGTATGTCCGGGCCCCTTGCACATGGTAGCCAGGCTTGCTGGGGGCTGCTTCCCCACTCTCTAGCCTCAACCCCTCTCAGTGGGGTTTGGATGCAGCTTTTTTGCACTGGTAGATGGGTAGTGGCCATGCCACCTGATGGATACATTAGACTGCTCTGTAAGTATAGCTGACCCATCTTTTGCAAAACCAAGGCTACTACACCTTTACCCATCTGTGCCAGGGAGTGTGTCCCCAACCTCTGGAATTAAGGAAACTTCACTTTCAATTCCACGTGATGCAAAGGGCACCACTGACGCAAGGGGCATCAGGTTCTCTTGGCAGAAGGTAGTTCTGGGTGCATTTTTGTTAGCTCTCCAGCCGggttagaaccatagaatcattgcagtagatcagcaagaCTTCCAAAAGTTTGCGGTAACAAGAAACAacgagttacagataggtagccgtgttggtctgccatagtcaaaacaaaaaaattttttttcttccagtagcaccttaaagaccaactaagttagttcttggtatgagctttcgtgtgcatgcacacttcttcagatacggagAAGTGAAACAACAAAAGAAACAACGAGCAGGTCTTCTGGATGTTGAATTAGACAGGAATAACAGGAAAGCTTGAGGTGTGATTCACTGTGCGTGAACTCAAGAACTTTGAgctccctcctccagctgctgagCAGCATATGCTGAACAGTTTACTCGAGCGTATACTGCTCTCGAGTAATACGAAACGTACttattcctcccctctccccgttTTTGAGCTAGCTCTGGCTGGTGGACCTCGAGCTTCGAATAAATAACTATAAAGTAGTAGACCCGTTCAGCCCAACAGCGAAAGGACCCCTTCTGAGCGACGGCCATGTGGCCGCTCTCTCCCGGCCCTCCTCCCACaggaaagaggggaagagagGGTAGGGTCCCGCCAACCGCGCGTGGCGAGGCCTTCCCAGCCCACCTCTgctgaggaggcggcggcggcggccccctTTCACTTTTGCCGCCCCGCCCGCCCGcttcggaggcaggcaggcgcgcgcgcgcggcAGCCCTCTCGGCCCCCTCCCCTCTCGCGCTGGCTGACTGGAAGTGGCGTACGTGCAGAGCGCAGCCCGTGAGTGGCGgcgcaaactcctcctcctccgccctcgACTCCAGccagagcgagcgagcgagtgaggagggaggcaggcgcgcaggcaggcaggccgagGGGCTCGCGCCGGCACTCGGCGGCGGCTTTCCCTCCCTCAGCGCTGCAGGCTGAGGCCGGGCAGGAAAGGGCCGGGCAGTCTCGGCGGGAGAGGGGCTGCTTCCCTGCCCCGCCACCGAGGCTCGCCGCCGCTATGAGGCGGTGACAGAAGCGAGCCTCGGAGGAGGCGGCGGGcaagagggcggcggcggcggcggcgctgggcTTTGGTGGCTGACTGTCCTCCGCCCACCAGGAGCGGAGCGGGAGGCGGGCGAGGCAGCCGGGGGCCGCAGCGCTGACTGGGGTCGGCCATGATGAAGTGAGCCGctcgcctccttctccttcccaaggCCGCTCGAGGAGAAGCAGGGGCGACCGAGGAGGGAGACGCGGCAACATGGCCAATGACAGCGGTgggagtggcggcggcggcggcagcaacggCAACAGCGGCGGGGCCGGACAAGGCGGCGGCGACAGTAACAGTgtcggtggcggcggcggctgcagcgcCAGCAGCGAGCGGGACCGGCAGTACTGCGAGCTGTGCGGGAAGATGGAAAACCTGCTGCGTTGCGGGCGCTGCCGCAGCTCCTTCTACTGTAGCAAAGAGCACCAGCGCCAGGACTGGAAGAAGCACAAGCTCATCTGCCGGGGGAGCGAGcccagcgcggcggcggcggctggaggGGGCGTTGCTCAGCACCGGAGCGGCGGCGAGCGACACCAAGGCCACGGCCACGCTCGCCCCCACCAGCCCTCggtaggaggagaaggagaggggacggccgccgccgccgccgccaagaAGGTAACGGCGCTCCCGGCCAAGCCGCAGCCGGACTCTACCTCGGAAGAGAAGAAGGCGGCCGTGGCGGCGGCGGTAACGAACAACCACGTTGCCAAAGTGGCGCCAGAGAGCCGAgggcaggaaggggaggagggcaaGGAAGCGGCCGCGGCGGCTCCCGGAGCCGGGAAGGCGGCGCTCCTCTACCGGGATAAGTCCAACTTGAGCACGGAGGAGTCGCTGCGCCCCAACGGGCAGATGAAGTCCCTGGTGCCGCAGCGGCTGGCGCTGGAGTACATCGTGCCCTGCATGAACAAGCACGGCATCTGCGTGGTGGACGAATTCCTCGGCAAGGAGCTGGGCGGGCAGATCGAGCAGGAGGTGCGCGCCCTGCACCACACCGGGCACTTCACGGACGGGCAGCTGGTCAGCCAGAAGAGCGACTCCTCTCGGGACATCCGCGGCGACAAAATCAcctgggtggaaggcaaggagcccGGCTGCATGACCATCGGGAAGCTCATGAACAGTATGGACGATCTCATTCGCCACTGCAACGGCAAGCTGGGCAACTACAAAATCAACGGCAGGACGAAAGTGAGTgacaccccctcctcccccctctcaCCATCTCTAAACCTTCCACCTGCGGCAAGTTCACGACTTTCACTGGCCGATGGTGGCTCCCCCTTCCTCTTTATTGAATTCCCTAGTCACGCTTATTTTCAGGAATATTATATTTCAGAGCAGCTTAAAAGGCAAGATTCTCTAATGGTTGGTGAGTGACAATGGCGAGGGCTAGAGTCAGCGAAGGGTTCCTACATTCTTGAAGGTTGCTATCCTAATGCATAGTTAATGTTAAACTTAGCTGGATTTGCTGGCAAAACTTGTTTTTGCCTACAACTCGAGCAGCCCTATCCATATCACGTTTTCAGGTCCACAAGGGAGGAATGCTGAGAATATATAATATTACTGTGTTGATTCCCTAAGCATATAATTAATACTGTTGTGATTGTGCTACACTGGCTTGTAGCTGTGATTGTAAGGGGACCACAGTAACTTGATACTGCTTTACTAGTCAAATCAAATGGGTGTGGTCAGGGAAGAAGTAGTGTAGGATCCTTCCATTCATAAAGAGCTACTGCACTCtgtccatcagtcccagcaaagaCTTACTGTATTTATAGTCAGCTTGAGAGCCCGACTGCTAACTGTGGTAGCTCTACTGCTAACTTTTAGGCAATTCGCTTCTGCCTTGCAACAAGTGGAGGTATTATAGtcaggtgtgttttttaagcacTAAAAACTTTATTGAAAATGATAAAGCTTCACAAAGTCCAGTAATCCAGGAAAATAAGTCATAAAAAGATGATATAGTAGTGTGGTGTATTGCTGGATTTGAGACACTATTGAATCAGTTTTGATTGTGCCATGTTCAAAACTGGGTGTGCATCTTCTCAGTTCCTCAGTTTGGTGTCCCTGATTAAATAGCTTTGAAATGAACCAATCTCGCATATTGTTGATGTTCCTGGAGGTTCAGTGCCACTCCCCCTATTTATCAAGTTATGTGTAGCAGAGGTGTGATAATATTTATACACTATCAGCATTTAAAATAGGATATGTTGGCCATCAAATCAAAGTTTCAGATGCCAGGAGCAATTCAGCACTCTATAATAACGTAACACCACCCCCGGATACTCCACTCATCAAAACTTTAGTGCTCAGCACCAACAGTAGTCATAAAAAGCAAACTTAGCGATGTTGATCCATAAGGGAAAAAACTCCAAAATCTACAGCTGGTCAAGTACCTTTCTGAGGACTATCCAGAATGTCACAAAATTGTTGCAAGCTTTTAGATTCTCCAGAATTCTTAATTAGGCAAGAAATAACGTTTTTCCTTGACCCCACCCCCTGAGTTGTATAACATCTTGCCTGATGGTGAATTCTGGAGAAATCAAAAGCTTACTGCAGTTTTGTGACACTTGGCCAGCTATGGATTTTGGAGTTTGGGGATTATGTAATTTTACTAGCACagtaatatttcatttttaaagctaggtatctTGATAAGAATTAAAATCAAG
Proteins encoded in this window:
- the EGLN1 gene encoding egl nine homolog 1, which produces MANDSGGSGGGGGSNGNSGGAGQGGGDSNSVGGGGGCSASSERDRQYCELCGKMENLLRCGRCRSSFYCSKEHQRQDWKKHKLICRGSEPSAAAAAGGGVAQHRSGGERHQGHGHARPHQPSVGGEGEGTAAAAAAKKVTALPAKPQPDSTSEEKKAAVAAAVTNNHVAKVAPESRGQEGEEGKEAAAAAPGAGKAALLYRDKSNLSTEESLRPNGQMKSLVPQRLALEYIVPCMNKHGICVVDEFLGKELGGQIEQEVRALHHTGHFTDGQLVSQKSDSSRDIRGDKITWVEGKEPGCMTIGKLMNSMDDLIRHCNGKLGNYKINGRTKAMVACYPGNGTGYVRHVDNPNGDGRCVTCIYYLNKDWDAKVSGGILRIFPEGKAQFADIEPKFDRLLFFWSDRRNPHEVQPAFATRYAITVWYFDADERARAKVKYLTGEKGVETELNKPPDSNGKDLL